Proteins from one Aspergillus nidulans FGSC A4 chromosome VIII genomic window:
- the rgsC gene encoding protein rgsC (transcript_id=CADANIAT00001231), with the protein MPLKHRDYALAGLGGFIAWGFAIHWLPVLRYLGYALALGAFLASSAIFGLVLLTTRNLPSSKFTRPKTLPVAFVSRRHWKNEVQRYGKRAEYHAESLYPESFIVSESLNEILSFITRDFIASWHRSISSNPAFPNEVDKVIRTAVGNLRSRLLAEDIVSLVVSRIFPILTTHLKEFDIAERSVRGRNLTRNVTESEELDLAIAKKYRDGQLHPAAVLSLSDQKAVEQEYLRKVTVGLLPQLFPANVLNSRIVSVLIREILSCAVLFPLVSVASDPDTWNQLIEAYGRTTLQDRKTVRKLRAALDEHASPAPKAKRGHPFPRLSPNDSERAFERFVRTIRRCNNLSDARRFRALIASQLKRESMVEGQDPVYLRRLETGKRVLDQKVAKLSAPNDQTSHVAAAASHFRRKSSSATQEASLVDVMHDASGLSYFMEFMDRQHLMSLVQFWIVVDGFRNPLEDDFGDETSPSSNTWTTADRNDIALISATYLAKPELKVTEESRQVVKAFLSAGKRATPEQYRKARTVILSTQSAILEELQEVYFPKFKQSDLYWKYLASDDVSHGSAAMSSPSSQQSLVGSLDAQERRPLPLLLNRTASQPGPKAKVDLRRAAISSNDVSGLGKLFDGEESTRRSMDSERSAPLFDDDYDTDPLALSSQSLGQDTPNGGPEISERRVIENMEAALNDIITNVPKNGRIEELSTSDIHQGSPRNSNESSRVEGRGDDKLKPSIASLGLVDGSSRRGVFDDDLFPEQQNYLEDEYEEPEGTAGKYSALEVHEAAPGDLGLTEAIQALTADIEKLGSQEAVVDTLTRKAELTNNTAELRILRKSKMSIQRELHRKEMQRQQYMIQESDNSLYGRSTVRIKSIVVGKEEDGREFAMYVIEVQRNAGEQMPAGSWVVARRYSEFHELHHQLRTRYPSVRQLEFPRRRMVMKLQKEFLQKRRLALEAYLQHLLLLPEVCRSRDLRAFLSQRAIIPRDETPRDGETKDLVTRIYNSVADGMDDFLGNFGVLDQLSIAGQNLISAATNQQQPNTSAVSTDSGLTTEDAVTTAEAEAELNAFEDRELEPFIKPICDLFLETFELNKGNNWLRGRAVVVVLHQLLGGTIERKVREGARSLFQDEHLLRYLTLAKDTLWPGGVLRENRVRTASERLKSRTEASLVLATLVPELAGNVVGRANAQAAARRIFATLNNQRLNAHLIFTLLDEIVLVLFGGEKVTGRTRL; encoded by the exons ATGCCTTTGAAACATCGTGATTACGCTCTAGCAGGCCTCGGCGGATTCATCGCTTGGGGTTTCGCTATCCACTGGCTTCCAGTTCTCCGATACTTAGGATATGCTCTGGCCCTAGGGGCCTTCCTTGCGTCGAGCGCTATCTTTGGTCTAGTTCTTCTCACGACTCGAAACTTGCCCTCCTCCAAGTTTACTCGCCCCAAAACTCTCCCTGTCGCATTCGTCTCACGTCGACACTGGAAGAATGAGGTTCAAAGGTACGGGAAGCGCGCCGAGTATCATGCGGAGTCGCTCTACCCTGAGTCATTCATTGTCTCTGAAAGTCTAAACGAAATCCTCTCGTTCATTACAAGGGACTTTATTGCGTCCTGGCACCGCAGTATCAGCTCAAACCCCGCTTTCCCCAACGAGGTGGACAAGGTGATACGGACAGCGGTTGGCAACCTACGCAGTCGACTTCTGGCGGAGGATATTGTGTCTCTAGTTGTCTCTCGCATATTTCCTATTTTGACCACTCACCTCAAGGAGTTCGACATTGCGGAGCGATCTGTGCGGGGAAGGAACTTGACCCGCAATGTTACCGAATCCGAGGAGTTGGATCTTGCTATCGCAAAGAAATATCGTGATGGCCAACTACATCCAGCCGCAGTGCTGTCGCTTTCGGACCAGAAGGCAGTGGAGCAGGAGTACTTACGCAAAGTAACTGTTGGTTTGCTGCCTCAATTATTCCCTGCGAATGTCCTTAATAGTCGCATCGTCTCTGTGCTCATTAGGGAAATTCTCTCATGTGCagttcttttccctctcgTCTCAGTGGCCTCGGATCCGGACACTTGGAATCAGCTGATTGAAGCCTATGGGCGAACCACACTTCAGGATCGCAAAACGGTACGAAAGCTTCGGGCCGCCCTGGATGAAcatgcttctccagctcccaaGGCAAAGCGCGGTCACCCCTTTCCGCGTCTCTCACCGAACGATTCTGAACGGGCTTTTGAGCGGTTTGTTCGAACTATTCGACGCTGCAATAATCTTTCGGACGCCCGGCGATTCAGAGCTCTTATAGCCAGCCAGTTGAAACGAGAGTCAATGGTGGAAGGGCAGGACCCAGTATACCTTAGACGACTTGAAACCGGAAAAAGAGTGTTGGACCAGAAGGTGGCCAAACTCTCAGCTCCCAATGATCAGACGTCCCATGTTGCAGCCGCGGCTTCACACTTTCGCCGCAAGAGCTCATCCGCGACTCAGGAAGCCTCTTTGGTTGACGTGATGCATGATGCTTCGGGTCTCTCGTATTTTATGGAGTTTATGGACCGCCAGCACCTCATGTCCCTCGTCCAATTCTGGATCGTGGTCGACGGGTTCCGTAATCCACTTGAGGATGACTTTGGAGATGAGACATCCCCCAGCTCGAACACTTGGACTACCGCGGACAGGAACGATATAGCTCTGATAAGTGCAACATACCTCGCAAAACCTGAACTGAAGGTGACGGAAGAATCTCGCCAAGTAGTGAAAGCCTTCCTGAGCGCAGGAAAGCGCGCCACCCCCGAACAGTACCGCAAAGCCCGTACGGTGATATTGTCCACCCAGTCTGCAATATTGGAGGAGCTACAGGAAGTTTATTTTCCCAAGTTCAAGCAGTCAGATCTATACTGGAAATATCTTGCGTCCGATGACGTTTCACATGGTAGCGCAGCCATGTCatcaccttcttctcagcaaagCCTTGTGGGCAGTCTTGATGCTCAGGAAAGACGCCCGCTTCCCCTGTTGTTAAACCGAACGGCATCTCAACCTGGACCTAAAGCGAAGGTAGATCTGCGAAGAGCAGCTATCTCGTCAAACGACGTCTCTGGTTTGGGAAAGCTctttgacggcgaagagTCGACGAGGCGATCAATGGATTCCGAGCGTTCAGCACCACTATTTGACGACGATTATGACACCGATCCGCTTGCTTTGTCTAGCCAGAGTCTTGGCCAAGATACGCCGAATGGGGGTCCTGAGATTAGTGAGAGACGAGTAATTGAGAATATGGAGGCAGCTttaaatgatatcattaccAATGTGCCCAAAAATGGGAGGATTGAGGAGCTCTCTACTAGTGACATTCACCAGGGATCACCACGAAACTCAAATGAATCTTCTCGCGTGGAAGGACGTGGAGATGACAAACTGAAGCCCAGCATCGCCTCCTTAGGGCTTGTGGACGGGTCCTCGCGCCGCGGAGTATTTGATGACGACCTCTTTCCCGAGCAGCAAAATTATCTTGAGGATGAATATGAGGAGCCAGAAGGTACAGCTGGCAAGTACTCTGCGCTCGAGGttcatgaagctgctccGGGAGATCTTGGGTTGACGGAAGCAATTCAGGCGCTCACAGCAGATATTGAGAAGCTTGGGTCACAGGAAGCAGTAGTCGACACTTTGACTCGAAAGGCAGAACTCACCAACAATACGGCAGAGCTAAGAATTTTGAGAAAGTCCAAAATGAGCATTCAACGAGAGCTTCACCGTAAAGAGATGCAACGTCAGCAATATATGATTCAGGAGAGCGATAATAGTCTTTATGGCCGGTCGACCGTCCGAATCAAGTCCATTGTAGTGGGTAAAGAGGAGGACGGCCGAGAGTTTGCTATGT ATGTTATTGAAGTGCAAAGGAACGCTGGGGAGCAGATGCCCGCAGGGTCCTGGGTGGTTGCGCGCCGATACAGCGAGTTCCACGAGCTTCACCACCAATTACGGACGCGTTATCCGTCTGTTCGTCAGTTAGAGTTTCCTCGGAGGCGGATGGTCATGAAGCTCCAAAAGGAGTTTCTCCAGAAGCGACGTTTGGCTCTCGAGGCGTACCTTCAGcatttgctgcttctcccGGAAGTATGCCGGAGTCGTGACTTGCGCGCCTTTCTCTCTCAGCGCGCAATCATCCCACGCGACGAGACACCGCGGGATGGAGAAACAAAGGATCTCGTGACCCGTATCTACAACTCTGTTGCCGATGGCATGGACGATTTCCTAGGAAACTTCGGTGTGCTGGACCAACTCTCAATCGCCGGTCAGAATCTCATCTCCGCGGCCACTAACCAACAACAACCCAACACTAGTGCAGTATCAACAGACTCTGGTCTCACGACTGAAGATGCTGTCACGACcgctgaagccgaagccgagtTAAATGCCTTTGAAGACCGCGAACTTGAACCCTTCATCAAGCCCATCTGCGATCTCTTCCTGGAGACCTTTGAGCTCAACAAGGGAAACAACTGGCTTCGCGGCCGCGCAGTCGTCGTGGTCCTCCATCAGCTTCTTGGCGGTACAATCGAACGCAAAGTTCGTGAAGGTGCCCGCTCGCTATTTCAGGACGAGCACCTTCTCCGCTACCTCACGCTAGCGAAGGACACCCTCTGGCCTGGTGGTGTTCTTCGTGAGAACAGAGTACGCACAGCTTCCGAACGCCTTAAGAGCCGAACAGAGGCAAGTCTCGTTCTTGCAACCCTTGTTCCTGAACTAGCGGGTAATGTAGTCGGACGCGCAAACGCCCAAGCTGCAGCAAGGCGAATCTTCGCAACACTAAATAACCAGCGACTAAACGCCCATTTAATCTTCACTCTCCTGGACGAAATCGTTCTAGTCCTGTTTGGTGGTGAAAAGGTCACTGGCCGGACTCGACTGTGA
- a CDS encoding bifunctional phosphatidyl-N-methylethanolamine N-methyltransferase/phosphatidyl-N-dimethylethanolamine N-methyltransferase (transcript_id=CADANIAT00001232) produces MTTLSDYVDFSQDSFKYAALSIAFNPIFWNVVARAEYRSHFLTRIFGSPYRGCYFLAITIFSLGILRDHIYQQALEDQPYYAPVHQPVLGGALFAVGSVLVLSSMYALGVTGTYLGDYFGILMDAPVTGFPFNVTGSPMYWGSTLNFLGVALYKGKVAGILLTALVFVLYWFALKWEDPFTAEIYAKRERERAKSKRGGKNQ; encoded by the exons ATGACGACCTTGTCCGACTACGTTGACTTCTCTCAAGATTCTTTTAAAT ATGCTGCGCTGTCCATTGCATTTAATCCGATATTCTGGAA TGTCGTTGCCCGTGCTG AATACCGCAGTCACTTCTTGACCCGTATCTTCGGTAGCCCCTACCGTGGCTGCTATTTTCTCGCGATTACCATTTTTTCCCTTGGAATCCTACGCGACCATATCTACCAGCAGGCTCTTGAAGACCAGCCATACTATGCCCCTGTGCACCAACCCGTTCTCGGCGGCGCTCTCTTTGCCGTGGGATCAGTTCTCGTCTTGTCAAGCATGTATGCCCTCGGCGTCACAGGCACGTATCTCGGAGATTACTTCGGCATCCTTATGGACGCACCTGTGACCGGGTTCCCTTTCAACGTTACCGGCTCCCCAATGTACTGGGGGAGTACCTTGAACTTCCTTGGTGTTGCACTgtacaagggcaaggttgCGGGTATCCTTCTCACTGCGCTGGTCTTTGTTCTGTACTGGTTTGCTTTGAAATGGGAGGA CCCTTTCACCGCAGAGATCTATGCAAAGCGCGAACGCGAACGTGCAAAGTCAAAGCGCGGCGGAAAGAACCAGTGA